A window from Enterocloster bolteae encodes these proteins:
- the cdaA gene encoding diadenylate cyclase CdaA, protein MAEILVKVTSWLSLLPRISVGNILEIVIISFLVYELLVWIKNTRAWNLLKGLLVILVFVLFAAVLHLTTILWILENTTTIAVTALLVIFQPELRKALEQLGSRNYMSYLFSFDEGKDNQGFNDKTINELVRATFEMAKVKTGALMVIERGSSLKEIERTGIEINGLVTSQLLINIFEHNTPLHDGAVVIRGNRITAATCYLPLTDNMSISKDLGTRHRAAVGVSESTDSITIVVSEETGRVSVAEGGVLSRIPDAESLKKVLSNVKEETVSLNRLKIWKGRLKNGKKAV, encoded by the coding sequence ATGGCGGAAATACTGGTAAAAGTGACATCCTGGCTGTCGCTGCTGCCAAGGATATCAGTGGGGAATATTCTGGAAATCGTGATTATTTCCTTTCTGGTCTATGAACTTCTGGTGTGGATTAAGAACACCAGGGCCTGGAACCTGTTAAAAGGACTTCTGGTTATCCTGGTGTTTGTGCTGTTTGCCGCCGTGCTTCATCTGACTACCATATTGTGGATTCTGGAGAATACCACTACCATTGCGGTGACGGCCCTTCTGGTTATATTCCAGCCTGAGCTTCGCAAGGCTCTGGAGCAGCTGGGAAGCCGCAATTACATGTCCTATCTCTTTTCTTTTGACGAGGGCAAGGATAACCAGGGCTTTAACGATAAGACTATCAACGAGCTGGTACGGGCCACTTTTGAGATGGCCAAGGTAAAGACAGGCGCCCTGATGGTGATTGAGCGCGGTTCTTCCCTTAAGGAGATAGAGAGGACGGGAATTGAAATCAACGGACTGGTCACCAGCCAGCTGCTGATTAATATTTTTGAACACAACACACCTCTTCACGACGGGGCAGTGGTTATCAGGGGCAACCGCATTACAGCGGCCACCTGTTATCTGCCGCTGACTGATAACATGAGCATCAGCAAGGACCTGGGCACGCGCCACAGGGCCGCTGTGGGTGTAAGTGAATCCACGGACAGTATTACCATCGTGGTGTCGGAGGAAACCGGAAGGGTATCGGTAGCAGAAGGAGGAGTGCTGTCCAGGATACCAGATGCAGAAAGCCTCAAAAAGGTACTTTCCAATGTGAAAGAGGAGACTGTTTCATTGAACCGATTGAAAATATGGAAGGGAAGGCTGAAGAATGGAAAAAAAGCTGTCTAA
- a CDS encoding glycogen debranching protein: MEDKGKKAAGPADGITWDKKTNCIDHLALPGTIHLVPMDYVGGYAVRPGFYEINGATAIPGGVNFTVYSHGATDIELLLFRRTEEEPYAVLPFPKHYRIGNVYSMIVFRLDIGEFEYAYRVDGPYEPEKGLIFDKTRYLLDPYAKAVTGQSRWGEPLPGCQHYKARVVRDDFDWADMAQPLTPMEDLIIYELHVRGFTMHGSSAVLHPGTFEGLVEKLPYLLELGVNVVELMPIFEFDEMQDYREVDGRKLYNYWGYNTVSFFSPNTSYAAGTEYNREGNELKNLIQVFNQHGIEVYLDVVFNHTAEGNENGPFFSFKGFDNNIYYLLTPEGYYYNFSGCGNTLNCNHPIVQQMILNCLRYWVTAYRIDGFRFDLASIMGRNEDGTPMSKPPLLQSLAFDPILGDVKLIAEAWDADGLYQVGTFPSWNRWAEWNGRYRDDMRRHIKGDQGMAQAAALRIAGSRDIYADHDRKNASVNFITCHDGFTLYDLFSYNVKHNESNGWNNTDGANDNNSWNCGTEGETDDPQVEALRRRMVRNACALLMCSRGIPMFLAGDEFCNTQFGNNNAYCQDNEISWLDWGRLGKYRDIFSFFQYMIRFRKTHRLVRANVSGGACGFPDVSFHGVKPWCSSFAEYERYVGVMFAGREAGKGPQTVYIASNAYWEELDVELPVLPDGMKWELAADTWEDTPCPGPLGADGFRIRPRTVVVLVGK, translated from the coding sequence ATGGAGGATAAGGGAAAGAAAGCTGCCGGCCCCGCAGACGGCATAACATGGGACAAAAAAACAAACTGTATCGACCATCTGGCCCTGCCCGGCACCATTCACCTGGTACCCATGGATTACGTGGGAGGATACGCGGTCAGGCCGGGATTCTATGAGATCAACGGAGCCACCGCCATACCCGGGGGAGTCAATTTTACAGTGTATTCCCATGGAGCCACAGATATTGAGCTTTTGCTGTTTCGGCGGACAGAGGAGGAGCCTTATGCGGTCCTGCCCTTTCCAAAGCATTACCGCATCGGCAATGTGTACTCCATGATTGTGTTCCGGCTGGATATCGGTGAATTTGAGTATGCGTACCGGGTGGACGGTCCATATGAACCGGAAAAAGGGCTTATATTTGATAAGACCAGGTATCTGCTGGACCCCTATGCCAAGGCGGTTACCGGACAGAGCCGGTGGGGGGAACCGCTGCCGGGATGCCAGCACTATAAGGCCAGGGTGGTCAGGGATGACTTTGACTGGGCGGATATGGCCCAGCCCCTGACCCCCATGGAGGATTTAATCATTTATGAACTTCATGTAAGGGGATTTACCATGCACGGATCCTCAGCCGTACTTCATCCGGGAACCTTTGAGGGATTGGTGGAAAAGCTTCCCTATCTGCTGGAGCTGGGCGTGAACGTGGTGGAGCTGATGCCCATATTTGAATTCGACGAGATGCAGGATTACCGGGAGGTGGACGGCCGTAAGCTTTATAATTACTGGGGATACAACACCGTAAGCTTTTTTTCGCCCAACACCAGCTACGCGGCCGGTACAGAGTACAACCGGGAGGGCAATGAACTTAAAAACCTGATACAGGTGTTCAACCAGCACGGGATAGAGGTCTATCTGGATGTGGTATTCAACCATACGGCGGAAGGGAATGAAAACGGACCCTTCTTTTCATTTAAAGGATTTGACAATAATATATATTATCTGCTGACTCCTGAGGGATACTACTACAATTTCAGCGGCTGCGGCAATACATTAAACTGCAATCATCCCATTGTCCAGCAGATGATTCTCAACTGCCTGCGCTATTGGGTTACGGCGTACCGGATTGACGGGTTCCGCTTTGATCTGGCCTCCATCATGGGGCGCAACGAGGACGGCACGCCCATGAGCAAGCCGCCCCTGCTTCAGAGCCTTGCCTTTGACCCCATTCTGGGGGATGTCAAGCTCATAGCCGAGGCATGGGATGCGGACGGTCTTTATCAGGTGGGGACCTTCCCGTCCTGGAACCGCTGGGCAGAGTGGAACGGCAGGTACAGGGACGATATGCGCCGCCATATCAAGGGGGACCAGGGCATGGCGCAGGCGGCTGCCCTGCGAATCGCCGGCTCCAGGGATATATATGCGGACCATGACAGGAAGAACGCATCCGTGAATTTCATTACCTGCCATGACGGTTTTACCCTTTACGATCTGTTTTCCTACAATGTAAAGCACAACGAATCAAACGGATGGAACAACACGGACGGTGCCAATGACAACAACAGCTGGAACTGCGGCACAGAGGGGGAAACAGACGATCCTCAGGTGGAAGCCCTGAGGCGGCGCATGGTGCGAAACGCCTGCGCCCTTCTCATGTGCAGCAGGGGAATCCCTATGTTTCTGGCGGGAGATGAGTTCTGCAACACCCAGTTCGGCAATAATAATGCCTATTGCCAGGACAATGAAATTTCATGGCTGGACTGGGGACGGCTGGGGAAGTATAGGGATATATTTAGTTTCTTCCAATATATGATACGGTTCCGTAAGACCCACCGCCTGGTGCGCGCCAATGTGAGCGGCGGGGCCTGCGGTTTCCCGGATGTGAGCTTTCACGGAGTAAAGCCCTGGTGCAGTTCCTTTGCGGAGTACGAGCGCTATGTGGGAGTCATGTTTGCCGGCCGGGAGGCGGGAAAAGGCCCTCAGACCGTGTACATTGCGTCCAATGCATATTGGGAGGAGCTTGATGTGGAGCTGCCTGTACTACCGGACGGAATGAAATGGGAGCTGGCAGCAGACACCTGGGAGGATACGCCTTGTCCGGGTCCCCTGGGGGCAGACGGATTCAGGATTCGTCCCAGAACCGTGGTGGTGCTGGTGGGAAAATAG
- a CDS encoding nitroreductase family protein, producing the protein MDLLEIMRRRRSIRNYSGEEIPEESLTKVLQAGLLSASGKAKRPWEFIVVRQRKTLDDLSGCRAGGVKMLKEAQCAIVVIGDEKEQDVWIEDCSVAMANMHLMASSLGIGSCWVQGRLRNADEITTEEYVRERLGFPENYKLEAILTLGMPDAEAPAHQLDELPMEKIKWERY; encoded by the coding sequence ATGGATTTATTAGAGATTATGAGAAGAAGGCGCAGCATCAGGAACTACAGCGGTGAGGAGATTCCGGAGGAAAGTCTTACGAAAGTGCTTCAGGCAGGCCTTTTGTCGGCGTCGGGAAAGGCAAAACGCCCGTGGGAGTTTATCGTGGTGCGCCAGAGAAAGACCTTGGATGATCTCTCCGGATGCAGGGCGGGAGGCGTGAAAATGCTGAAGGAAGCACAGTGCGCTATCGTTGTCATTGGCGACGAAAAGGAGCAGGACGTGTGGATTGAGGACTGTTCCGTTGCCATGGCAAACATGCATCTGATGGCATCCAGCCTGGGGATCGGCAGCTGCTGGGTCCAGGGCAGGCTCAGGAACGCGGATGAGATAACCACGGAGGAATATGTAAGGGAACGCCTGGGATTTCCGGAAAATTATAAGCTGGAAGCCATCCTTACCCTTGGAATGCCGGATGCAGAGGCGCCTGCCCATCAATTGGATGAGCTGCCCATGGAAAAGATAAAGTGGGAAAGATATTAG
- a CDS encoding electron transfer flavoprotein subunit alpha/FixB family protein gives MANGICVFAENYNGNLEPVVAELVRAAHCIKETTGEKIQAAVLAEDCKALVAQLEQLGFDEIYAVETDRNCLFQDDAVSQAMAEMLKRIDPSSVLIPATPTGRSVFSRVAARLGCGMTADCTELAVDTREDGTFFIKQNKPSFGENVFVTIVTKEGVYPQMMTVRPGVYTPCEAQEGRRADVTYYKDITLPESGIQVMSSAPAMNDTDSILAAEVVVVGGRGAESEENFTLLKAFAEKLEAAIGGTRPLADTGFIPFEHQIGQTGFTIRPKVCISLGVSGAIQHTEGIKDTKLFVAINQDESAPIFNIADYGMTCDMKDVLEAYLKL, from the coding sequence ATGGCGAACGGAATTTGTGTTTTTGCAGAGAATTATAATGGGAACTTAGAACCCGTTGTGGCAGAACTGGTCCGCGCAGCTCATTGTATCAAAGAGACCACCGGAGAAAAGATACAGGCCGCTGTCCTGGCTGAGGACTGCAAGGCTTTGGTGGCCCAGCTGGAACAGCTTGGGTTTGACGAGATATATGCCGTTGAGACAGACAGGAACTGCCTGTTCCAGGACGATGCGGTAAGCCAGGCAATGGCGGAAATGCTGAAGCGCATAGACCCGTCCAGTGTTCTGATTCCGGCTACCCCCACGGGCCGCTCCGTTTTTTCCAGAGTGGCTGCCCGCCTTGGCTGCGGAATGACTGCGGACTGTACGGAATTAGCCGTGGATACCAGGGAGGACGGGACCTTTTTCATCAAGCAGAACAAACCTTCTTTTGGGGAAAACGTATTTGTTACCATCGTGACAAAGGAAGGGGTTTATCCCCAGATGATGACGGTAAGGCCGGGTGTGTACACCCCCTGTGAGGCCCAGGAGGGCAGAAGGGCAGATGTCACATATTACAAAGATATCACCCTTCCTGAATCAGGGATTCAGGTGATGTCAAGCGCCCCTGCAATGAATGATACGGACAGTATCCTTGCGGCAGAGGTGGTGGTAGTGGGCGGACGCGGCGCTGAGAGCGAGGAAAACTTTACACTCTTAAAAGCGTTTGCTGAAAAGCTGGAAGCAGCAATCGGAGGCACCAGGCCTCTGGCAGACACTGGATTTATACCGTTTGAGCATCAGATTGGACAGACCGGGTTTACGATACGGCCAAAGGTATGCATTTCCCTGGGTGTATCCGGCGCCATCCAGCACACGGAGGGCATTAAGGATACCAAGCTCTTTGTGGCAATCAACCAGGATGAAAGCGCGCCGATCTTTAATATCGCGGATTACGGTATGACCTGCGATATGAAGGATGTGCTGGAAGCGTATCTGAAACTGTAA
- a CDS encoding electron transfer flavoprotein subunit beta/FixA family protein, whose amino-acid sequence MDIAVLIKQVPVSNDVSVDPETHALIRSSSEGMINPADLNAIEAAMVLKEQTGGKVAVFTMGPTDAEKALRDAMALGCDESCLITDRCLAGGDTIATAKVLARSIEKYGKFDLILSGALSADGATGQVGAMVAEYMGIPHVAEIQGLSYDEDDKDCITAVKKYQGMEWKIKAALPALVSVCFGSNEPRLATLRSKRAAKNKPLEVYTNADLKMAADEIGLPGSPTMVTDSFQPESTRRAQMLSGTPEELAAKLKELIEIEKGKE is encoded by the coding sequence ATGGATATAGCGGTTCTTATAAAACAGGTTCCTGTTTCCAACGATGTTTCCGTTGACCCAGAAACCCATGCCCTGATCCGTTCCAGTTCAGAAGGCATGATCAATCCTGCGGACCTGAACGCCATAGAGGCCGCCATGGTCTTAAAGGAGCAGACCGGCGGTAAGGTGGCCGTGTTCACCATGGGCCCCACTGACGCGGAGAAAGCATTAAGGGACGCTATGGCCCTGGGCTGTGATGAGAGCTGTCTCATCACAGACCGGTGCCTTGCCGGAGGAGATACCATTGCCACAGCCAAGGTGCTGGCAAGAAGCATTGAGAAATACGGGAAATTCGACCTGATTTTAAGCGGCGCATTGTCTGCTGACGGCGCCACCGGACAGGTGGGAGCCATGGTGGCGGAATACATGGGCATCCCCCATGTGGCTGAAATACAGGGACTCTCATATGATGAGGATGACAAGGACTGTATCACGGCTGTGAAAAAGTACCAGGGTATGGAGTGGAAGATTAAGGCGGCCCTGCCCGCGCTGGTGAGCGTGTGCTTCGGAAGCAATGAACCGCGTCTGGCGACCCTGCGTTCCAAGAGGGCTGCCAAAAACAAGCCCTTGGAGGTATATACCAATGCAGACCTTAAGATGGCGGCGGATGAGATTGGACTTCCGGGATCTCCCACAATGGTGACGGATTCATTTCAGCCTGAGAGTACCAGGAGAGCCCAGATGCTTTCCGGTACTCCGGAGGAACTGGCAGCCAAGCTCAAGGAACTGATTGAGATTGAGAAAGGAAAGGAATAG
- a CDS encoding NAD(P)/FAD-dependent oxidoreductase produces MEKKRIGIIGGGISGTCLGYHLSLYDNAEVIVFEKDTIGGASTAKSAGTVCLFDDSLRNRYWDVRLYGFESYLKMEAEEKGSAGFDKTGTLVVATDEKVEATIKTGIALAKAAGYTGEYITDKDRIKEILPDISTDNILGAGYTQDDGYFDGTMISNTYAKKMQKNGGVIKTGVKVTEVLKEGNKIKGLKTDDGQDYEFDYVVDCTGPWSKFTGEMVGMDVPIWHTKAEAFFLCPPGKKLGYTFPVLKYPAFYALRAGDNIFICKSHLSMDLSNPMHAGQWDPDKLPATGGTDDYFIDFLLDQLECRVPGIVDSGLVSSWLSYRAEPKDFLPILGETPVEGYILATGYGGNGVIEAPAASRDLAKFIMRGEKTPLLEDWAFERLLK; encoded by the coding sequence ATGGAAAAGAAAAGAATTGGTATTATTGGCGGAGGTATTTCCGGAACATGTCTCGGATATCATCTGAGTCTTTATGACAATGCAGAGGTTATTGTGTTTGAGAAGGATACCATCGGCGGAGCTTCCACAGCAAAGTCCGCTGGAACCGTATGTCTCTTTGACGATTCCTTAAGAAACAGATATTGGGACGTAAGGCTGTATGGCTTTGAGTCATATTTAAAGATGGAAGCAGAGGAAAAGGGTTCCGCCGGATTTGATAAAACAGGTACTCTGGTGGTCGCAACAGATGAGAAGGTAGAGGCCACCATTAAGACAGGCATCGCCCTGGCAAAGGCAGCCGGTTATACAGGCGAGTACATAACGGACAAGGACAGAATCAAGGAAATCCTTCCTGACATCTCCACAGACAATATACTGGGCGCAGGCTACACACAGGATGACGGATACTTTGACGGAACCATGATCTCCAACACCTATGCAAAGAAGATGCAGAAAAACGGCGGCGTTATCAAGACCGGTGTAAAGGTGACGGAAGTTCTGAAAGAGGGCAATAAAATAAAAGGCCTTAAGACAGACGACGGACAGGATTATGAATTTGACTATGTTGTGGACTGTACCGGCCCATGGAGCAAATTTACCGGCGAGATGGTAGGCATGGACGTGCCGATCTGGCATACAAAGGCAGAAGCCTTCTTCTTATGCCCTCCAGGCAAGAAATTAGGCTATACCTTCCCTGTGCTTAAATACCCGGCCTTCTACGCCCTGCGCGCAGGAGACAACATCTTTATCTGCAAGTCCCATCTTTCCATGGATTTAAGCAATCCTATGCACGCAGGCCAGTGGGATCCGGACAAACTTCCGGCCACAGGCGGAACCGATGATTACTTCATTGACTTCCTGTTAGATCAGTTAGAGTGCAGGGTACCGGGAATCGTGGACAGCGGACTGGTATCATCCTGGCTTTCATACCGTGCGGAGCCAAAGGATTTCCTTCCGATTCTGGGAGAGACACCGGTGGAGGGCTATATCCTGGCAACCGGTTACGGCGGGAACGGCGTTATCGAGGCACCTGCCGCCAGCAGAGACCTTGCAAAATTCATTATGCGCGGAGAAAAGACACCATTATTGGAAGACTGGGCGTTTGAGCGTCTGTTAAAATAA